Proteins encoded by one window of Filimonas effusa:
- a CDS encoding zinc-dependent metalloprotease: protein MKQWMMLLSVLAVTAGTAQEKEKAAVKDQAAEPATTGKMPSFEKVIGKNAVASHGMFTVYATDNRYYFEIPDSLFNRDILTVTRYIATPEQAGVFGGEKANEQTIFFEKGLQQKIFLRSSVARATVASSTEAIYKAVQASGVKPIIAVFDIKTVNPANGNIVIDVTDLFRKDNTITSISSRDKTELKLGSLADDRSFITKMSSYPINIEVKTLKTYTTSAAAAIAGAATGVVTYELNTSMVLLPLVPMRRRLADERVGYFANRYLLFSDSAQQATSYNFIQRYRLEPKEEDIEKYKRGELVEPKKQIVYYIDPATPKKWRPYLIAGVNDWQKAFEQAGFKNAIIGKEWPENDTTMSMEDARFSVIRYLASETPNAYGPRISDPRSGEIIESHVGWYHNVMTLVHDWYMVQAGALDTRARKMEFDDELMGDLIRFVSSHEIGHTIGLRHNMGASSQTPVELLRNKAWVEANGHTVSIMDYARFNYVAQPGDNISKAGLYPRIGIYDKWAIQWGYQQLFGVNDEYQESKLLKKQVADSLAADPRLWFGGEGTSSDPRAQKEDIGDDVMKANEYGIKNLKRVIAKLPEWTAEEGDLYSNLARMYKAVTRQYNLYIGHVSRYLGGEYITLRSTEQKGDVYEPVSAEKMKSAVQFLSKNLLEPPLWLYPAEITSKLGINKMELISVQQNNTMNLLLSPGLLYNIFAKQVEKPGAYTVSTYLADLKRLVWQNKAGSEEQQIYRRNIQRMYVERIGMILKTKNMAEGKMLTNAERSEARLYVLLHLKQLRTEIAASTPATAIERAHKEDLLKNIDLLLKPKD, encoded by the coding sequence ATGAAGCAATGGATGATGCTCCTGTCAGTGCTGGCCGTAACGGCCGGCACTGCGCAGGAGAAAGAAAAGGCAGCAGTAAAAGATCAGGCGGCCGAACCGGCAACAACAGGCAAAATGCCGTCTTTCGAAAAGGTGATAGGTAAAAATGCAGTGGCATCACACGGTATGTTCACCGTATATGCCACCGATAACCGTTACTATTTCGAAATCCCGGATTCTCTTTTCAATCGTGATATCTTAACAGTTACCCGCTATATAGCAACACCCGAGCAGGCAGGTGTGTTCGGTGGTGAAAAAGCCAATGAGCAAACCATCTTTTTCGAAAAAGGCCTTCAACAGAAGATCTTCCTGCGCTCAAGTGTAGCAAGAGCTACGGTGGCCAGCTCCACAGAAGCGATCTACAAAGCAGTACAGGCTTCTGGCGTGAAACCCATTATAGCTGTCTTTGACATAAAAACAGTAAATCCTGCTAACGGTAATATTGTAATAGATGTAACAGATCTCTTCCGTAAGGATAATACCATAACCTCCATCTCATCGCGCGACAAAACCGAACTGAAACTGGGAAGCCTTGCCGATGATAGATCTTTTATCACAAAAATGAGCAGTTATCCTATCAACATAGAAGTAAAAACACTCAAAACGTACACTACATCTGCCGCCGCTGCCATAGCTGGCGCTGCAACCGGTGTTGTTACTTACGAACTGAATACCTCTATGGTGCTGCTCCCATTGGTTCCCATGCGTAGAAGGCTTGCCGATGAAAGGGTAGGTTACTTTGCAAACAGGTATCTCTTATTCAGCGATAGCGCACAGCAGGCTACCAGCTATAATTTCATACAACGTTATCGCCTCGAACCCAAAGAGGAGGATATCGAAAAATACAAACGCGGCGAACTGGTAGAACCTAAAAAACAGATCGTTTATTACATCGATCCTGCTACACCCAAAAAGTGGCGCCCCTATCTTATCGCTGGTGTGAACGACTGGCAGAAAGCATTTGAACAGGCAGGATTCAAAAATGCGATCATAGGAAAAGAGTGGCCCGAAAACGACACCACCATGAGTATGGAAGATGCGCGTTTTTCCGTGATCCGTTACCTCGCATCCGAAACGCCTAACGCCTATGGCCCACGTATCAGCGATCCTCGCAGCGGGGAGATCATAGAAAGCCATGTGGGTTGGTATCATAATGTAATGACATTGGTGCACGACTGGTACATGGTGCAGGCCGGCGCATTAGATACACGCGCACGCAAAATGGAATTCGATGATGAATTGATGGGAGATCTTATTCGCTTCGTTTCATCACACGAGATCGGCCATACCATAGGCCTGCGGCATAATATGGGTGCCAGCAGTCAAACTCCGGTAGAACTATTGCGCAATAAAGCCTGGGTGGAGGCAAACGGCCATACGGTCTCTATCATGGACTACGCCCGTTTTAACTACGTAGCACAACCCGGAGACAATATCTCGAAAGCAGGCCTTTACCCCCGCATAGGCATTTACGATAAATGGGCCATCCAATGGGGCTATCAGCAACTCTTTGGCGTAAACGATGAATATCAGGAAAGTAAGCTGCTGAAAAAACAGGTAGCCGACAGCCTGGCCGCTGATCCACGCCTTTGGTTCGGTGGCGAAGGCACTTCCAGTGACCCGCGCGCTCAAAAAGAAGACATCGGCGATGACGTGATGAAGGCTAATGAATACGGCATCAAAAACCTGAAACGCGTGATCGCAAAACTCCCGGAATGGACAGCAGAAGAAGGAGACCTGTACAGTAACCTCGCCCGTATGTACAAAGCCGTGACAAGACAGTATAACTTATACATCGGTCATGTATCACGTTATCTCGGTGGAGAGTACATCACTCTCAGAAGCACGGAACAGAAAGGGGATGTCTATGAACCCGTTTCCGCAGAAAAAATGAAGAGCGCCGTTCAATTCCTTTCAAAAAACCTGCTGGAACCGCCGCTATGGCTGTACCCTGCCGAAATTACCAGTAAGCTTGGAATCAATAAAATGGAGCTGATAAGTGTGCAGCAAAACAATACCATGAACTTATTGCTAAGCCCCGGGTTGCTCTATAATATCTTCGCCAAACAGGTAGAAAAGCCTGGAGCCTATACTGTCAGTACTTACCTCGCCGATCTGAAGCGTCTGGTATGGCAGAACAAGGCCGGCAGCGAAGAGCAGCAGATCTATCGCAGGAATATCCAGCGCATGTACGTCGAGCGTATAGGCATGATCCTGAAAACAAAGAACATGGCCGAAGGCAAAATGCTTACAAATGCAGAACGAAGCGAAGCCAGGTTATACGTACTGTTACACCTGAAGCAGTTGAGAACCGAAATAGCGGCAAGCACCCCCGCCACCGCAATAGAGCGCGCACATAAAGAAGATTTACTGAAAAATATAGACTTGTTATTGAAACCGAAAGACTAG
- a CDS encoding NADP-dependent oxidoreductase, with product MKAIIVKAPGGVEVLTYSEQPLPAIAAHEVLVKVKAISINPVDVKTRAGKGMYGRLKEIHKLVLGWDVAGIIVRAGNAVKDFKEGDEVFGMVNFPGHGQVYAEYVAAPASHLALKPANISFEQAAASTLAALTAWQAFTKQVKDIKGKKVLIHAAAGGVGHFAVQIARYLGAHVTGTASAENRAFVLNLGADNHIDYKTQKLEEAVSDIDLVLDTIGGDNINRSLEMLKAGGTLISIPSGLNEEVTEKARNKGVNGFFFLVESDGEDMRRIAHLLQEGIIRPYISHVYDFSQMKEAHLQQETGKTRGKLVIRIPQ from the coding sequence ATGAAAGCCATAATAGTAAAAGCACCCGGTGGAGTAGAGGTGTTGACATATTCCGAACAACCACTTCCCGCAATAGCAGCACACGAAGTCCTGGTTAAAGTAAAAGCGATCAGCATCAACCCTGTCGATGTAAAAACCCGCGCCGGCAAGGGTATGTACGGACGGTTAAAGGAAATTCACAAGCTGGTATTGGGATGGGATGTTGCTGGCATAATAGTGCGTGCAGGCAATGCTGTAAAAGACTTCAAAGAAGGGGATGAAGTATTTGGAATGGTGAACTTTCCGGGACACGGACAGGTATATGCCGAATATGTCGCAGCCCCCGCATCACACCTGGCGTTGAAGCCGGCCAATATCTCTTTTGAACAGGCTGCGGCTTCAACCCTGGCGGCGCTAACCGCCTGGCAGGCTTTTACGAAACAGGTAAAAGATATAAAAGGTAAAAAAGTACTCATCCATGCTGCTGCCGGAGGTGTCGGCCATTTCGCGGTTCAAATAGCACGGTACCTCGGCGCACATGTAACAGGTACAGCGTCTGCTGAAAACCGTGCCTTTGTGTTGAACCTTGGAGCTGATAACCATATCGACTATAAAACTCAAAAACTGGAAGAGGCCGTTAGCGATATCGATCTCGTGCTGGATACCATCGGCGGCGACAATATAAACCGTTCCCTGGAGATGCTGAAAGCTGGTGGTACCTTGATAAGTATTCCTTCAGGGTTGAATGAAGAGGTGACAGAAAAAGCCAGGAACAAAGGCGTAAATGGCTTTTTCTTTTTAGTGGAATCGGATGGAGAAGATATGCGCCGGATCGCACACCTGCTGCAGGAAGGAATAATAAGACCATATATTTCTCATGTCTATGATTTTTCCCAAATGAAGGAAGCCCATTTGCAGCAGGAAACCGGCAAAACCCGTGGTAAGCTCGTGATTCGCATCCCGCAATAA
- a CDS encoding DMT family transporter encodes MSWLILVIAGLFEVAFASCLGKAKATTGMESYWWYAGFVVSLTASMLLLMKAIQELPIGTAYAVWTGIGAVGTALVGIFFFKDPASFWRVFFIMTLIGSIVGLKAVSH; translated from the coding sequence ATGAGTTGGCTGATATTGGTTATCGCAGGGTTGTTTGAAGTGGCGTTTGCATCGTGCCTGGGAAAGGCAAAAGCAACAACAGGAATGGAGTCTTATTGGTGGTACGCCGGTTTCGTAGTGTCATTAACGGCAAGTATGTTGTTGTTGATGAAAGCCATACAGGAGCTTCCTATAGGTACGGCTTATGCTGTATGGACCGGTATCGGTGCCGTAGGCACAGCTTTGGTAGGCATCTTTTTCTTTAAAGACCCCGCCAGCTTCTGGCGTGTCTTCTTTATCATGACCCTGATAGGTTCTATCGTTGGATTAAAAGCTGTTTCTCATTAA
- a CDS encoding DEAD/DEAH box helicase, whose product MNFTDLKLIQPIINAVSEIGYHQPTPIQQQVIPLVLEKRDVLGCAQTGTGKTAAFAIPVLQLLSQQKTLGKPRALILTPTRELALQIERNFSSYGKYLKLKHIAIFGGVPQGKQVAALKSGIDILIATPGRLMDLMAQGFADISAVELFILDEADHMLDMGFIRDVKKIITKIPVKRQTLLFSATMPAEIRAFANTILKQPAEVKVAPVSSTATGIQQSVYFVEKSEKTALLVSILNKDSARSLVFTRTKRGADKLAKNLERSGIYAVAIHGNKSQNARQKAIEDFRSSRLRVLVATDIAARGIDIEHLPSVINYELPNVPETYVHRIGRTGRANAIGSAISFCDNSEKDDLKNIQKLIGFKMPVLKAATGNVKQ is encoded by the coding sequence ATGAACTTTACAGATTTAAAACTCATACAACCTATTATAAACGCCGTTTCTGAGATAGGTTATCATCAACCCACTCCCATACAACAACAGGTAATTCCTTTAGTGCTTGAAAAGCGGGACGTATTAGGATGCGCACAAACCGGCACGGGTAAAACGGCTGCTTTTGCCATACCTGTGTTGCAGCTATTAAGCCAGCAAAAGACGCTGGGCAAACCCAGGGCTTTAATACTTACCCCTACACGCGAATTGGCCTTACAGATAGAACGCAACTTCAGCAGCTATGGTAAATATCTCAAATTGAAGCATATTGCCATTTTTGGTGGCGTACCGCAAGGTAAACAGGTAGCTGCACTGAAAAGCGGTATCGACATACTGATTGCCACGCCGGGACGTCTTATGGACCTTATGGCGCAGGGATTTGCAGATATTTCCGCTGTCGAGCTCTTTATTCTCGATGAAGCGGATCATATGCTGGATATGGGCTTTATCAGGGATGTGAAAAAGATCATTACCAAAATACCGGTAAAAAGGCAGACCCTTTTATTTTCAGCTACTATGCCTGCCGAGATCAGGGCGTTCGCCAATACGATACTAAAGCAGCCGGCTGAAGTAAAAGTAGCGCCTGTTTCTTCTACCGCTACCGGCATTCAGCAATCGGTTTATTTCGTTGAGAAAAGTGAAAAAACAGCGCTGCTTGTTTCTATCCTCAATAAGGATTCTGCGAGATCGCTTGTTTTTACCCGGACCAAAAGGGGTGCAGACAAACTGGCGAAAAACCTGGAGCGTTCCGGTATTTACGCGGTGGCTATTCACGGCAACAAATCGCAGAATGCAAGACAAAAGGCTATCGAAGATTTCCGCAGCAGCCGTTTACGTGTATTGGTAGCTACCGATATTGCGGCAAGGGGTATCGATATCGAGCATCTGCCGAGCGTTATCAACTACGAACTACCCAATGTACCTGAAACTTATGTACACCGGATAGGCCGTACCGGAAGGGCTAATGCCATAGGTTCGGCAATTTCGTTCTGTGACAACAGCGAAAAAGATGATTTAAAAAATATTCAGAAACTGATAGGTTTCAAGATGCCTGTTCTTAAGGCTGCTACAGGCAATGTTAAACAATAG
- a CDS encoding RagB/SusD family nutrient uptake outer membrane protein has protein sequence MKSLSNYIVLLLLVVLSSSCNKYLDITPKGKIIIETADDLYNLVSLPGRGYPVNQFQYLADDMWIRESFIIGQPKSLYNVHFLFDDSESRLLYVTAWSLYNQTYKYINRWNMICTLIGEANGADSIKALAFAEARVFRAFDHFLLVNMYAKQYDPATATLDGGICIMDKYDLESIPKQASVAEVYAFILKDLDEAIPHLQVNPKDVYHPSLAFAWALKAKVHLFKKEFDKAKEAALKSLSYNNSIYDLVEYAKLGGPSKVNVPPGVNPETLSYMYMTGYNEMNFAGSSFMFSKEFTDLFSKNDARFNLFFTTTGANVDGKGTSAWNNTKYTAFFYPTVGMKTPEVHLMLAECYAREGNLGEAMKVINALRAKRITLASEATLATPATIKATMDIVIAERRKELLFGFNRLWDLRRFNTEPEYAKTIVRKFPVVNTSLPQQTYTLAPDSKLYILPFGLDVLKLNPALKVNSGEALPW, from the coding sequence ATGAAATCATTATCCAATTATATCGTATTGCTGCTGCTGGTAGTACTAAGCAGCTCATGCAACAAATATCTTGATATTACTCCCAAGGGAAAGATTATTATAGAAACGGCAGATGATCTGTATAACCTGGTAAGCCTTCCCGGCCGTGGTTATCCTGTCAATCAGTTCCAGTACCTTGCCGATGATATGTGGATCAGGGAATCCTTCATTATAGGACAGCCCAAGAGCCTTTATAATGTACATTTCCTTTTCGATGATAGTGAAAGCCGGTTGTTGTATGTTACAGCTTGGTCCTTATATAACCAAACCTATAAATACATCAATCGCTGGAATATGATCTGTACACTTATCGGTGAGGCTAACGGCGCCGATTCCATTAAGGCCCTGGCGTTTGCTGAGGCAAGGGTGTTCCGTGCTTTCGATCATTTCCTGCTGGTGAATATGTATGCTAAACAATACGATCCTGCTACTGCTACACTCGACGGTGGTATCTGCATAATGGATAAATACGACCTGGAAAGCATACCTAAACAGGCTTCGGTAGCCGAAGTGTATGCCTTTATCCTCAAAGATCTTGATGAAGCTATTCCTCACCTGCAGGTAAACCCAAAAGATGTTTATCATCCTTCCCTGGCGTTTGCATGGGCATTAAAAGCAAAAGTGCACTTATTTAAAAAGGAATTCGATAAAGCAAAAGAAGCAGCTTTAAAGTCGCTTTCTTATAATAATAGCATCTATGATTTGGTAGAGTATGCTAAACTGGGCGGTCCTTCTAAAGTAAATGTGCCTCCTGGTGTGAATCCCGAGACGCTGAGTTACATGTACATGACAGGATACAATGAAATGAACTTTGCAGGAAGCAGCTTTATGTTCAGTAAAGAGTTTACCGATTTGTTCAGTAAGAATGATGCGCGTTTTAATTTGTTCTTCACTACTACAGGCGCGAATGTCGATGGTAAGGGCACTTCAGCCTGGAACAATACAAAGTACACTGCCTTCTTTTATCCCACCGTAGGTATGAAAACGCCGGAAGTGCATTTAATGCTGGCCGAGTGTTACGCACGTGAAGGAAACCTCGGAGAAGCAATGAAAGTGATCAATGCTTTGAGGGCTAAAAGGATCACCCTGGCAAGCGAAGCAACGCTTGCTACACCCGCCACCATAAAAGCTACTATGGATATCGTTATTGCTGAACGTAGAAAAGAACTCTTGTTCGGATTCAATCGTTTATGGGATTTAAGGCGCTTCAATACCGAACCCGAATACGCCAAAACCATAGTGCGAAAATTCCCTGTGGTGAATACCAGCCTGCCTCAGCAGACTTACACCCTGGCCCCCGATTCCAAATTATATATCCTGCCTTTCGGCCTGGATGTCTTAAAGCTGAATCCCGCATTAAAAGTGAACAGCGGCGAAGCGCTACCCTGGTAA
- a CDS encoding acyl-CoA desaturase: protein MIIWIFFIVIWYSSLFSQTFFQHRYAAHGAFSMSKGWERFFFIVTYITQGSSYMSPKTYGIMHRLHHAHTDTELDPHSPAYSSNVFSMMWRTRTFYLDIYNKKMKVDARFSKNLPEWETMDRIGNSRLSRILWVVAYTAFFYFFATNPWQYVLLPIIITMGAFHGAIINWFAHKYGYTNFKLKNTSMNLLFADVLMLGESYHNNHHKHPSSANFGYRWFEIDPTYPLIKLLVKMKIIRMSKPAVEAAQHKQEW, encoded by the coding sequence ATGATCATTTGGATTTTCTTTATCGTAATCTGGTACAGTTCTTTGTTTTCACAGACGTTTTTCCAGCATAGGTATGCTGCGCATGGCGCCTTCTCGATGAGCAAGGGATGGGAACGTTTCTTTTTCATTGTCACCTATATTACGCAAGGGTCTTCGTATATGAGTCCGAAAACGTATGGCATCATGCACCGTTTGCATCATGCCCATACCGATACTGAGTTAGATCCGCATTCGCCGGCGTATTCTTCGAATGTATTTTCGATGATGTGGCGTACCCGGACTTTCTACCTCGATATTTATAATAAGAAGATGAAGGTTGACGCACGCTTCTCCAAGAACCTGCCGGAGTGGGAGACTATGGATCGCATTGGTAACAGCCGGCTTTCGAGGATATTGTGGGTAGTAGCCTATACTGCGTTCTTTTACTTTTTTGCTACCAATCCCTGGCAGTACGTGTTATTGCCTATCATTATCACCATGGGGGCCTTTCATGGTGCTATCATCAACTGGTTTGCGCATAAGTATGGCTATACCAACTTTAAGTTGAAGAATACGTCGATGAACCTGTTGTTTGCAGATGTGCTGATGCTGGGGGAATCCTATCATAATAATCACCACAAGCATCCTTCTTCTGCCAATTTCGGATACAGGTGGTTTGAGATAGATCCGACTTACCCGTTGATAAAATTGCTGGTGAAAATGAAAATCATCAGGATGTCGAAGCCGGCAGTTGAAGCTGCGCAGCATAAGCAGGAATGGTAA
- a CDS encoding helix-turn-helix domain-containing protein, translated as MQKESLYQPFEIVYKTLDECPKMEHKHSFFELVFILSGTGQQCINEHKFSYHENHMFLLTPNDCHKFDIATTTTFFFLRFTDIYLKGNGLAPAYVEQLEYILHNASHEPGCILHHQADKMLARPIIEAIVREQRNQDINSKELITQLINTLIVIVARNIMKYMPAKVNEYSDDKIRSILQYIQQHIYEPDKIRAKEISDHFGISESYLGRYFKKNTGENLLQYISTYRLRMIENRLKHSDLRINEIAFSFGFTDESHLNKFFRKSKGLSPLAYRKEVRLKESA; from the coding sequence ATGCAGAAAGAAAGCCTTTACCAGCCGTTTGAGATCGTTTATAAGACACTAGACGAATGCCCGAAAATGGAGCATAAACACAGCTTCTTCGAGCTGGTATTCATACTATCGGGGACCGGCCAGCAATGCATCAACGAGCACAAATTCAGCTACCATGAGAACCATATGTTTCTTTTAACACCCAACGATTGCCACAAGTTTGATATAGCCACCACCACGACGTTCTTCTTTCTGCGGTTCACAGATATTTATCTCAAGGGAAACGGGCTGGCTCCTGCTTACGTGGAACAGCTTGAATATATTCTTCATAATGCCAGTCATGAGCCTGGCTGTATCCTGCATCATCAAGCTGATAAAATGCTTGCCCGTCCCATTATAGAGGCTATTGTAAGAGAGCAACGGAACCAGGATATCAACAGCAAAGAACTGATCACCCAACTTATCAATACACTGATTGTTATAGTGGCGCGGAATATCATGAAATATATGCCTGCCAAAGTAAATGAGTACTCAGATGATAAGATCCGTAGCATACTTCAATACATACAGCAGCATATTTACGAGCCTGATAAGATCAGGGCTAAGGAGATCAGTGATCATTTCGGGATTTCCGAATCATACCTGGGCAGATATTTTAAAAAGAATACAGGAGAAAACCTGTTGCAATATATTTCGACCTACCGGCTACGGATGATAGAAAACCGCCTGAAGCATAGTGATCTGAGGATTAATGAAATTGCCTTCAGTTTTGGTTTTACCGATGAAAGCCATCTTAATAAATTCTTCAGGAAGAGCAAAGGGTTAAGTCCTCTTGCTTATAGAAAAGAGGTTCGTTTAAAAGAAAGCGCCTGA
- a CDS encoding RNA polymerase sigma factor: MSIHEQSRGEIWERGEAERSFTDIYNQLSQQIFLNVLKMVKDPDAAEEIVQEVFAHLWSKWDDIQIDKSLAGYIYRMSANKVYDFFRSIKSNKAMEARFTALAIEHYSHIEEALHYRESEQLLQKAMDTLTPQQQKVYLLCKTQGHSYKEAAEMMGISPNTVKEYLVKANQLVRNYLISNADKSMALLFWMIMKK; the protein is encoded by the coding sequence ATGAGTATACATGAGCAATCGCGGGGCGAAATATGGGAGCGGGGAGAAGCTGAAAGGTCGTTCACTGATATCTATAATCAGCTAAGCCAGCAGATCTTTCTGAATGTGCTTAAAATGGTCAAAGATCCCGATGCGGCGGAAGAAATTGTCCAGGAGGTATTCGCTCACCTTTGGTCGAAATGGGATGATATACAAATAGACAAGAGCCTGGCAGGTTATATCTATCGTATGTCGGCCAATAAGGTCTATGATTTTTTTCGCAGTATAAAATCAAATAAGGCCATGGAAGCACGCTTTACTGCACTGGCCATTGAACACTACTCTCATATCGAAGAAGCGCTGCACTACCGCGAAAGCGAACAGTTGTTGCAGAAAGCCATGGATACCCTCACCCCACAGCAGCAAAAAGTGTATCTGCTCTGTAAAACGCAGGGCCATTCTTATAAAGAAGCAGCCGAAATGATGGGCATATCGCCCAATACCGTAAAAGAATACTTGGTAAAAGCAAATCAACTCGTTCGTAATTACCTGATTTCCAATGCTGATAAGTCCATGGCACTACTTTTTTGGATGATAATGAAAAAATAA
- a CDS encoding Crp/Fnr family transcriptional regulator produces the protein MHINEIIQAIYPLPQAAAGLLKEHIMEVSFPKGHILFRQDKIENTLYFIKKGIVRAYARQEDNDITFWFGKEGDPVLSMKSYVERTKGYENVELLEDAELYQLKANELETLYLKDIHIANWGRKLAEKELVKTEERLISRQFKTASERYSELMRYSPHLLQRVQLGHIASYLGITQVSLSRIRAELK, from the coding sequence ATGCATATCAACGAAATCATACAGGCAATCTACCCGCTCCCGCAAGCTGCCGCTGGTTTGCTGAAAGAGCATATTATGGAAGTCTCTTTCCCAAAAGGCCATATCTTGTTCCGGCAGGATAAAATCGAGAACACACTTTACTTCATAAAAAAAGGGATCGTCCGGGCCTATGCCCGCCAGGAAGACAATGATATCACTTTCTGGTTTGGCAAAGAAGGCGACCCCGTATTATCAATGAAGAGTTATGTGGAACGTACAAAAGGATACGAAAACGTCGAACTGCTCGAAGATGCAGAATTGTACCAATTAAAAGCAAATGAACTGGAAACATTGTATTTGAAAGATATCCATATCGCCAACTGGGGTAGAAAACTGGCCGAAAAAGAACTGGTTAAAACAGAAGAACGCCTCATCTCACGTCAGTTTAAAACCGCCTCCGAACGCTATAGCGAACTGATGCGGTATAGTCCGCATCTCTTACAGCGTGTACAACTGGGCCATATCGCCTCCTACCTGGGAATTACTCAGGTAAGCCTAAGCAGGATTAGAGCCGAATTGAAATAG
- a CDS encoding HAD-IA family hydrolase gives MQRTRITTLFLDIGGVLLTNGWDRAARKQAASIFSLDLPELEERHHLTFDTYEVGKLTLDEYLGRTVFYEPRDFTREAFKEFMYGVTTAYQPMIDLVCQLKAKHGLKLAIVNNEGRELNEYRIRTFGIDKFVDFFISSCFVHFRKPDPDIWRIALDIALVKPEEVLYIDDRAMFVSVAEGLGINGLVHEGYETTRGKLAEWGLD, from the coding sequence ATGCAACGTACCCGTATTACCACTTTATTCCTTGACATTGGTGGTGTTTTGCTAACGAATGGATGGGACAGGGCCGCACGTAAGCAGGCTGCCTCTATTTTCTCTCTTGATCTACCGGAGCTGGAAGAGCGGCATCATCTAACTTTCGATACTTATGAAGTGGGAAAGCTGACGCTGGACGAATACCTGGGCAGGACTGTTTTTTATGAGCCGAGGGATTTCACCAGGGAGGCTTTCAAGGAGTTCATGTATGGGGTAACAACTGCCTATCAACCCATGATAGATCTTGTATGTCAACTGAAGGCCAAACACGGGCTTAAGCTGGCTATCGTAAATAATGAGGGGCGCGAGCTTAATGAATATCGCATCAGGACTTTCGGGATAGATAAGTTCGTTGATTTCTTTATTTCTTCGTGTTTTGTTCATTTCAGGAAGCCTGATCCTGACATCTGGCGTATTGCGCTGGATATAGCCTTGGTAAAGCCTGAAGAGGTGTTGTATATCGACGACCGGGCGATGTTTGTTTCCGTTGCGGAAGGGCTTGGGATTAATGGGTTGGTGCATGAAGGATATGAGACGACGCGTGGCAAACTTGCCGAGTGGGGACTTGACTAA
- a CDS encoding SDR family oxidoreductase, which translates to MKKMENKIAVITGATSGIGKAAAREFIDHGAKVVFTGRYENTVQETQSELGEQAFGIVSDAGKMTDLLMLREKLVSVVPHVDILYVNAGIGKYAPVEQVSEEHFNELFDIIVKGTLFTVQQLLPLMRNGSVIILNTSIVTEIGMPNSSVYSAAKAAVQSFVKTFAAELAAKGIRVNAVSPGPIQTNYFERSNLTAAQMENFTRSFAPQIPLARFGKPEEVARVIRFLASDDASFMHGSEVFVDGGFPKVKVG; encoded by the coding sequence ATGAAAAAAATGGAAAACAAGATCGCTGTTATTACAGGCGCAACCAGCGGTATTGGTAAAGCCGCGGCAAGAGAGTTTATAGATCATGGTGCAAAGGTCGTTTTTACTGGCCGTTATGAGAACACGGTACAGGAAACGCAGTCTGAACTTGGCGAACAGGCTTTCGGCATTGTCTCCGATGCCGGCAAAATGACCGACCTGCTGATGTTGCGCGAAAAGCTGGTGTCCGTCGTTCCTCACGTTGATATTCTCTATGTCAACGCCGGCATTGGAAAATACGCCCCTGTTGAACAGGTCAGTGAAGAACATTTTAACGAGCTCTTTGACATTATTGTAAAAGGAACATTATTCACAGTGCAGCAATTGTTGCCATTGATGCGAAACGGAAGCGTTATTATTCTGAATACATCTATCGTTACAGAAATAGGAATGCCCAATTCTTCGGTCTATTCAGCAGCAAAGGCAGCTGTACAGTCATTCGTTAAAACTTTTGCCGCGGAGTTGGCGGCAAAAGGTATAAGGGTGAATGCTGTAAGCCCGGGCCCCATTCAAACAAATTATTTTGAACGGTCGAATCTTACCGCAGCGCAAATGGAAAACTTTACAAGATCGTTTGCCCCGCAAATACCCTTGGCGCGTTTCGGAAAACCCGAAGAAGTGGCGCGTGTCATCCGCTTCCTCGCATCCGACGATGCGTCTTTTATGCACGGCTCCGAAGTCTTTGTCGATGGTGGCTTTCCTAAGGTGAAAGTGGGTTGA